The proteins below come from a single Mya arenaria isolate MELC-2E11 chromosome 8, ASM2691426v1 genomic window:
- the LOC128244188 gene encoding uncharacterized protein LOC128244188, whose protein sequence is MADNETQDWATGIKSVQFQKNSAHHSGIKCSPYSAMFGCEARVGLTSSALPTEVIYRMESEDDLLAAFSCSTPHTQEADIIQVISSSTTPSHETDSITASSNSPASSHETDSIPASSSSPTSPHETDSIPADLSSQTQPSVTTTPILEDHTIQIRKRRAEAYTALLSQAERMVKRSRVDLKTGVPGDNVAVPIPAVDRGRGDPRNILGVIVNRDVDTDQYKIAVKAGVLKGQYSRNQFDLCPQRLLTEADVSQENVTSLLSAVIAESSSGGQGFTKCNCNGPKKCQSNRCKCFKAKLKCNSRCHSSLTCCNK, encoded by the coding sequence ATGGCAGACAATGAAACACAGGACTGGGCTACAGGCATCAAGTCTGTACAATTCCAGAAGAACTCAGCACATCACTCGGGGATTAAGTGTTCACCATACTCGGCCATGTTTGGGTGTGAAGCTCGAGTGGGCTTAACCTCTTCAGCACTACCCACAGAAGTGATCTACAGGATGGAGAGTGAGGATGATCTTCTGGCTGCTTTCTCGTGTAGCACACCTCATACACAAGAAGCTGACATCATACAAGTCATCTCAAGCAGCACAACTCCTTCTCATGAAACTGACAGCATCACAGCCTCATCAAACAGCCCAGCTTCTTCTCATGAAACTGACAGCATACCAGCCTCCTCAAGCAGCCCAACATCTCCACATGAAACTGACAGTATACCAGCCGACTTAAGCAGCCAAACTCAGCCATCAGTCACCACCACACCAATCTTGGAAGACCACACTATCCAGATCAGGAAGCGTAGAGCTGAAGCCTATACAGCACTACTATCTCAGGCAGAGAGGATGGTGAAACGCAGCCGTGTGGATCTCAAAACCGGTGTGCCTGGGGACAATGTGGCTGTTCCTATACCGGCAGTAGATCGTGGCAGAGGGGATCCTCGTAACATTCTTGGTGTCATCGTCAACAGAGACGTCGACACTGACCAGTACAAGATTGCTGTAAAGGCGGGTGTTTTAAAGGGACAATACTCCAGGAACCAGTTTGATTTGTGTCCTCAGCGATTACTGACAGAAGCTGATGTCAGTCAGGAGAATGTAACGTCACTTCTTTCTGCTGTTATTGCGGAATCTTCATCTGGTGGGCAAGGTTTTACCAAGTGCAACTGCAACGGTCCAAAAAAGTGCCAGTCCAACAgatgcaaatgttttaaagcaaagCTGAAGTGTAACTCAAGATGTCATTCCAGCCTCACATGCTGCAACAAATAA